Genomic DNA from Pseudomonas helmanticensis:
CTGGGCGATGTGTCTGGTGGTGTTGGCGCCGGGTTTGCTGGCGCTGGTATTCGGTTTCTTCGCCTTCCGCTCGCGGATCAAGGGCGTGTATTTCTCGATCATGACCCAGGCCCTGACCTTTGCCGGGATGTTGCTGTTCTTTCGCAACGAGACCGGTTTTGGCGGCAATAACGGCTTTACCAATTTCCGCACGATTCTCGGTTTCGGCATCACTGAACCGGGCACGCGCGCGGTGTTGTTTCTGGCCACGGTGTTGCTGCTGGTGGCGAGTCTGTTCATCGGCTGGCGCCTGGCGCAAAGCAAATTTGGTCGTGTGTTGACGGCGCTGCGCGATGCGGAAAACCGTTTGATGTTCTGCGGCTACGACCCGCGTGGTTTCAAGCTGTTCGTGTGGGTGTTGAGCGCGGTGTTGTGTGGTCTGGCCGGCGCGTTGTATGTGCCGCAAGTCGGGATCATCAACCCGAGCGAAATGTCGCCGACCAACTCGATTGAGGCAGCAGTCTGGGTGGCCCTTGGCGGGCGCGGCACGCTGATTGGCCCGCTGCTCGGTGCCGGTGTGGTCAACGGCATGAAGAGCTGGTTTACCGTGGCCTTCCCGGAATACTGGCTGTTCTTCCTCGGCGCGCTGTTCATCGTCGTGACGCTGTATTTGCCCAAAGGCGTGATCGGTCTGCTGAAGAAACGAGGTGAACAATGAGAGTCACGGCGAGCGCTGAATTCATGCTGGAACCGG
This window encodes:
- the urtC gene encoding urea ABC transporter permease subunit UrtC, with product MNQPLLVTATQKAGPKVTIAIGAVILALLIALPLLSLLPAESTLSVSAYTLTLVGKILCYAIVALALDLVWGYAGLLSLGHGLFFALGGYAMGMYLMRQAAGDGLPAFMTFLSWSELPWYWTGTSSFVWAMCLVVLAPGLLALVFGFFAFRSRIKGVYFSIMTQALTFAGMLLFFRNETGFGGNNGFTNFRTILGFGITEPGTRAVLFLATVLLLVASLFIGWRLAQSKFGRVLTALRDAENRLMFCGYDPRGFKLFVWVLSAVLCGLAGALYVPQVGIINPSEMSPTNSIEAAVWVALGGRGTLIGPLLGAGVVNGMKSWFTVAFPEYWLFFLGALFIVVTLYLPKGVIGLLKKRGEQ